The sequence below is a genomic window from Carassius carassius chromosome 45, fCarCar2.1, whole genome shotgun sequence.
cagtgcgtgccagggccagtggCGTtaccactgtcacttccggggcttgatcatgCCTCGTTGGGTCTTCCTCGGGGACAACGGCCAGGGCTTTTTgtcccgacgaaaaccttgggccaaagcgggccagctggggctagaggagtggttatgaacaaaggcggagtttctccgcatCTGGAGAGCTCATCGCTGCTGGAAAGAGGAAGCTACCTAACCTGCAGTGcacttgcagcattctgaaagttgagatttatttaactcgatgcggtgcggacgcgccagGAAAAAATgagcgtcgcaccgcgtgcgcatcgtttccattatgagcgcacataccgcgcgcctacattggaaataacaaacttgagcatgcaaaatatgcgatatgtgaacggccccttagtcATCAGcgaatgtttgaaataacttgatccgatgtggattataatcactaaacagggcagaaatatttataagcgatgcaaaagactgcacgctaaacattaacgttaccatagtaaacatgggtAACCAGGAGAAATCAGActtcagcttcttattctctatcacaatcgtgtatttatttagtaacttttaTTATCAGTCATAAATCTTGTCTTGAGAGTTATAGCTGCACGTttcctatcataaaaatataataatgtttttgttcgggagcttttataaagataaagatattaacattcattcttaatgtgacgtatataggctactgtggctacaaataaatagaaacagactcgactgaataaacaggctattttcataagcgttaaaaataaataaataaaatataaataaatgtatttcagtgtgattaattttgagtcctgataaattaattcattatattcattcattatataGTAAAACATCTAATAACTCGTCAGAATCACAACCATGATTGAGAATACTTAAATTTCAGTATACTGGAATCgtctatgtgattttttttatttatttttttggagagtaagattttgtctgtttttgtagGTTATTATAGAATTTCGTTTTCGAGAGGATGCGGTCTTcagacgaggtggccgagtggttaaggcgatggactgctaatccattgtgctctgcacgcgtgggttcgaatcccatcctcgtcgaaATATTTTCAAGAAGTCGCGGGTAGGTATAGAACGCTGACTAGCCAATAGGAACGAAGGAAATTCAAGGGAAGCGGGACGAGTAAAATACACACAATGAAAGGTTCAAATCCCGCCTTGGCCACAAATGACACAAAATGAGTTTGTATTCGTTTTACATCTAGATACAAATAAGTATGATAAACATATGATAAACGAACTAtgtgaacaaagataaaataagtctagtaatgttatttttttgtagggtgtacaaaatgtgcaatgatcttaataaacatttacattataatagggaatagttatttttcatatagaaaaatgtgaataattaaaaagaacattttgataaTGTTTCAGAACTTTATTATTAAAGAggcattcattttatatttgtataactgcacagaaactgcacagaaaacccatatatgtgaaatatatatatatatatatatataattaaataaatatacataaaataattagagattaaaaaacaacaacaaatataataaaaataaagatgtggagaacactttttttttttacattaaaaattatttatgttttacgTTCGGTTTGAATTCCCCGCCACGGAAAAGGCGAAACAGCGCCACGAAATCTACGCGTggccacaaatatattgcatccGTAGTGATAAGCACTACCATAGAGAATGAACAGGAAAAGTTAAGGGAAGTTAAGCTTGAAGCTTGACTATTTTCGGCTCCCGGGCTCATGTTCTTCTTATAACATACTTTTGTATACGATAAAACCCTCACATGAATTATCATTAtgtgtgttccaaaaaaaatatattttaatgtaacacTTGgcggcgccgtggcttagttggttaaagcgcctgtctagtaaacaggagatcctgggttcgaatcccagcggtgccttttgaAATTCGCAAATAGTGATTCTTGTACAAGTacgactgaaaaaaaaatgtattaagcgCTCAATAATTATTGTTTAAAGGATTATGTGAAAAAGATGaccaattgcaagttataaattgGAAGCTATATTTCTGAAGACACATCTAAAGATAAAAGCTGAAGTTCTGTGCGCTTTGAAACATCCGGAAATTTAAAAGCATGTTTTTGTGACGTGATAGATtctcaattttaaataattttaaaacaaatttggcagcggtgggattcgaacccacgcctccagagagactggagcctaaatccagcgccttagaccgctcggccacgctaccctgtgagGCCAGTctgaaaaatctataaataattaTTCGTGATGATCTCCACAACAGAAATAATTTACTTTTCAAGTAACCGTTTTGACGGGataaatttgtaaaaacaaaaaaaacaaaaaaaaaaaaacaataatatcaatCCGATAAACAAACCAAACTAGTTTTTATGTGACCATAAATTATACATCCTTTTGATAAGAAAATGTAAACGGAGTAAATTATTAagattattaagattttttttctcacttatTAGATTTATTTAAGAAATCGGGGAGCTGGAGCTGCATGGTGGAAAGGATCATATAGATCTTGATTGAAGTCATATGGGTCATAGGTTGGAACTGGGGCATTTAGGATTACTTTGTTCCCCATTTCTTTTTTCACCTTTCCACTGGCAGTGCTGGTGATGGTTCAATCATCTCAACTGGCCTCAGAGGATTGTTGATTAGGCAATCAGTCATAGTCAAACTCTATTCCATTGGTAATCATTGGATGAGGGGCTTGTGGAGGCGTGGATTTTTGTGGTGGTTGAGAAGGGGCAGACGTCACTGGCTCTGAGGCAATTACAGGTGGAGAGCGTGACTTCTGGACTatcgggtgccgtttgtaaagctgctcatgctgaaaataacagcaacattttgtcacatttagcttcaaactatgtttaaaaaactggtatgaatttttgacggtcacttttaagcacatttacaacaatatttgtcaacttagagatattttaaatagttaaacataaatattaaatgttaaacctaaatgttaaatctaaatgctaaatctaaatataaatgttaaatctaaatctaaatgttaaatctaaatgtttaatctaaatctaaatgttaaatataaatttaaatctaaatgttaaatttaaatgttaaatataaatataaatgttaaatctaaatgttaaatctaaatctaaatgttaaatctaaatgttaaatctaaatgttaaatctaaatgttaaatctaaatctaaatgtttaatctaaatgttaaatctaaatctaaatgtaaaatctaaatgttaaatctaaatgttgaatctaaatgtttcggttgaaaccgagcgccaacctccggCTCTCTctcatgaggccaataaggaagtgactaaaactgcaattcatcgactggccgcttgaggctggcggcaaaagggagtcagtcccatagactccccatgttaaaatgcccaactttacagcaggaaaaaacatgtttacagcctggttcaaaaaatgattttggtctaaatagctaattttgcccttcatgacaactgtgaggggggtgaatttttttataactcatccgtttaaattatattaagacttaaagttctgcataattaagggcgtagccacttgagtgacaggtggattgccgctgctgacactgccgtcgtgctaggtgggtgtggctacagcaagtagctcccgcctttttgtccatttttgattgtccgggagagtcgcgcggtgacgcgctgccaagatggcgatggcccgctctacacactttaggcttcaaaaacacacttcaggagtctacgggtgacgtcagggacactacgtccatgtttttatacagtctatggttgaaactaaatatttagctaatatgcaaattcaaaattccggaagtgccaaaataaaagctcgatgaggtcagtgtgtgtttaaagcatcgtgttaaataaggaacgaataaaaatcatctcatccgaggaaattgactcttggacatggattatcgtgataatgactactcaaaataataaacacgtttggaaaAATTTACACGTTGTGTACGTTTAGTAGGAAAacatctgatccacactccggaacagaagagggcggtattgcgccaattagctggatgccaaccgccgttaaactgggaagaagacgaatatgacggcttgctgtgagttacaatggtgagaatatatttttttcacgaaataattatttaaatttaagagtacaagttattttcatacagtggtattgattttggagttaataatctattaaatctaaggtgtaaagtcagcaacatataagcaaaaggtgtaaagacgctatcctccggtttcacaggcaagactaattgagcaatggcctgatcctggcttaatctaaaccctgtgtgttacttacataatatagcatatttgtgattgtgctgtaaaaatacgttttataatgaataactaacaggggagctccattaagtacacgactcaaaagtggatttatataaaccatatatacatcttgaagactattactaaatgtctatcatctgacaggatagtctttgataagtattgcaggtgagcacatttaacagacatgaaacaggcatctgagttcactcattgttgtcaacactgctttagatgagtgtaagtcatgtaactaaacacaggttatctattttatttgtccatttgcaatattgataattttagaaacatttgtgttggataaaaagcgagttacatcatttactaactcaacatgcagatgcagtatatcacagataaatcacagaggagactgactcttgtctggatgttacaggaacagattatgtttatctgctgtagagtgactgatgaaggaatgctgccatcaaaggatttgtgtaagtacactacaaaaataaatgaaacattttaattagtgtaatttcaaagagttataacagcacttttcttattgttgatttctgtgcatttgctgcagatcttttgtggtggagcaggacctgcaaggaaaggggaaaaaaggaaatacctgaaacaaaagaataaagtaatgactttttgtattgtgtgtgtgtgtgtatttgtgtaggttatgaaaatgtctacagactggtgtgtgcactgaggatggagaagtccactgcagcatccggaaatggtccagagatatggatgagatgctccatcactccagctctcactgtctcatcaggaccagatgctgctgtggtctcttcctcatcggtggccccagagcagcgagagcatatagagaaagaccaaaagacaccgaggatttgattttggtaaagtttgttctgctggtttctgtttatacaatgaaggctgactttcagaagcttcaaaagcatcatcaaaaaatgtgatggagcttttatctgaagtcattgacagtgctcttattacaggggcctacaatcctctgatccacctggagaaaagagccgtgctcacagacatactggtggttttgaaccagttcagtggtttagcccactacaaaaataataaattaatgcaagtacttgtaaactatgtgtaaatgttttaaaggtagtggtgctcgtgaagagcaggcacacgattgtttggagcagacacagcagcagtcagattgtcctgcacgtgttcttctgctctcgcttcaaggttgtgtggttgagagagccgacatcatggtcttcctcatcctgttgctcaacgacatccccgttgagaagagtgagaccgTGAAGCACAGTGCAGCAGCAGAATTGGCACAGCTGTGTTGAGATTatagtaagatgtggggttcaccatctgtaaatacatgattgttagaacagtaagtttaAATGAAGCTTTgattcatgtgttgttgacttgtacatgtatgcatttattgtgatgctaacatttatacattcttttaatcatttaaacatgtttcttgttgacagtaaataaaatataaatattttatctattcgtgtattaattgcttgactgaaaactgatgcattcacatcaactgcattagtgcatattcatgtatagctatgtcatgacagaaaatacattttgcttcttttactaaaatgtaattttaaggaaaacaatgtatataattattggttggcatttatcattattattgcatgtaagtgttggggtgggcaaaggatgcagttcattatggggtaatcttcatttttgagtagtaatacttacatttttagagtataaaatcatcagtcttctccaaaggtgagatcttcgagcagctgttcgacgtgtgcagacattacagagtcgctgagagaaactactggactgtggagttagtgatgctgtgaagtggtagtgcacctgtacctctttttattattattgccaaagttataacataaaagatcagggtaagacggttgtatttaacaataacaatcataacaccataaaacagtaaataaaaattttacgtgttcatcatatgagatcctatacaagaaaaaaaatcccataaaataattgaaaaaatattatagagataacgatttggggttttctaattctatataaaaaaaatcacattagtggagttaaaaatataaaaactacaggagcattgagcagcatagagcgccctctcgtggctctagacggtcatgttttctcttggttcatgtcaaattaattttgataaataagtcgcaggaccagccaaactatgaaaaaagtgtgacttatagtccggaaaatacggtagtcattatcacgataatccatgtccaagagtcaatttcctcggatgagatgatttttattcgttccttatttaacacgatgatataaacacacactgacctcatcgagcttttattttggcacttccggcattttgaatttgcatattagctaaatatttagtttcacccgaaacatttagattcaacatttagatttagatttaacatttagatttaacatttagatttaacatttagatttagatttaatatttagatttaacatttaaatttaacatttagatttaacattaatatttagatttaacatttagatttaacatttagatttaacatttagatttatatatttatatttagatttaacatttagatttatatttaacgtttagattttatatttatatttagatttaacatttagatttagcatttagatttaacatttaacatttaggtttaacatttaatatttatatttaactatttaaaatatctctaagttgacaaatattgttgtaaatgttctaaaaagtgaccgtcaaaaaatttataccgtttttttttacattgtttgaagctaaatgtgacaaaatgttgctgctattttcagcatgagcagctttacaaacggcacccCATACTGGACAGGACTGAATTTGCAGATTGGGtggcagtgttgccagatgtacgataattatcgtatttgtacgataatttttacctctgtacgatgtacgatcaataatgaaaaaaatcccttaatgtacgataatttcagaattctatgaaaatttaaatgagggtagttgcagtcatatggcttctttactcataaacgaaatcggctcattacagacactctaaatgggttcgtgtgcacctcagggtgtgttaagaatgcagaagtgtgccctgctttaaagccaacgagcactagttgcggtccatgatagcaagaaccccttcaacatctggcaacacgcaggattctgatataagcggctcagatgtggagttaactgcaccacgcagcaacaactaaattccttcttcactggatgcgacaaagcaagtgttaaaaatcattttaatataatttaatatgcgccgcgatggagtcactgaaaataatgggatagtattttgtcgcactgcttccgtccaacaatacgccttgttatatattgtggtaatttgcaggtcgtgtcaaaatgttgttggtttagaatagataaataactcttttgactcgtgtacgataattttcttccagatacgataattttgaacttctggtacgatacttggacatttccaatctggcaaaaCTGTTGGGTGGTAACGTGGATCGCACAGTACAGGTA
It includes:
- the and3 gene encoding LOW QUALITY PROTEIN: actinodin3 (The sequence of the model RefSeq protein was modified relative to this genomic sequence to represent the inferred CDS: inserted 3 bases in 2 codons), which gives rise to MIQKLYEMDRVQMLYQQMCHLELTYGPDATKCQNTLGLQLKSLPPPTTQPPPPTLPPVSKMDVMYLCNFKRPPIKPHIVYLPAGGIPVLCDPRYHPTVLPDWKCPIQKSRSPPVIASEPVTSAPSQPPQKSTPPQAPHPMITNGIEFDYDXDCLINNPLRPVEMIEPSPALPXGKVKKEMGNKVILNAPVPTYDPYDFNQDLYDPFHHAAPAPRFLK